AactgaaaactttattttgataCAAGAGCTCATTCAGACTATGACAGCATCCTTGGGCCAGTGCCTCCATCCCTCTTTACCAATAAGGAAACaatctaaattaaatttaaaaattggccAAATGAAATACTCTGAAATTATGTGTTACATTTCTACTGCTCAGGAATAAGCtcagaaaaacctaaaaatgcTACTtctattaaaaatgtgatttgataTCACATGTTTTCATTATGACAAGTACCTGTAGAGTATATGGGCTACTGTCAGTATGTACATGTAGCAGCATAAAAACCACCCCAGCTGTAATAATCAAGACTACCACATTATCATTCTGATACCTCACTCCGAAGTGGTTGTTGATGTGCATGAGGTGGAATGTGCAGTTCGtcttattttaagtttaaataccCTTAAAAAGTTGGATTCCATACTCTCAAAAGTGTGTGTCCTGACCTTATGTTTCTCTGTTCTATAAACCCTAATGGCacgtttgattttatttatcgTACAATTTGCAATTAAGTTTTGgcacttaaaatataaatacagtctCTGTTTTTCCCCAAAATATAATTAAGCACAGTTCTAACAGCAACACACCAGTGTCCAGTGATAATTTGAGGTGTAACTTTGGTCTCCATATTACCAACTGGATTACAAAACACTGACCATCACatggaaaagaaaattactACGATAAgaacataaatgaataaataaataaatgacataaatagataaatatttGACTAAGGGCCTCACAAAATTCTTTACTGCATGACTTTGCAACATATGATTATCCCTTAAACAGACCATTCACACCCACTAACTGACAAATTTtagatttgcacattttatgtGAGGTTATAGCTTAATGCCACTATCTGAGGTTATTAATATctccattaaaacatttaaacaaacccTGTCTACAATTAAGTACTTGCCCCCCTGCTTTTGGTAAAAGGACACAGCTGAACTTGTAGTTCCAGTGGATCTGGAGCAATCAAGACTGTTTAAGTAGCCCAGGGTCAAAAGTGCAATGTGACAAAAACACGTAGACCACCTGCAGGTCTGCGATAATGTGCAGGAGGTAAGACTGATGATGATATGCTACTTTTTCCTTTGCTGCATGTGAATAGGAGGGAACTAAAGTtcatttataataaatgtgtGCTACTTTTACCATCCTTCACTTTAGGCCAGTTCATCAAACATTACCTACCGTTAAATTGATTATATTCCATTTTTCTACTGAACAATACGATTTTTAAAAGAAGCTTAAATGAATTCCATAGGATTGTGTGCAAATGCTCTGTGGTCACATCGTAACCAAGAAGGGTTTCTCCTACCAGCCACAACCTTACGTGCTTGTTATGAGGTATGAAAACTGAGGAATCATTAGCATTCCTGCATGCCAACAGCTTCTCTAACCCTCCTGTGACGACGGTCACGTTTCTGTTGCTCGTACTGtttgagtaaaagaaaaaaacatgtggaTGTAACTAAATGAACATTATCGATTGTGGGTGAAGATGATGTTATGAATTAAAACTTGCTAAAACAATATGGCAATGAGCGCTTCCACTGAAAGCAGAGGTCTCTGCGCTAAGTCAAAACTAACCATAAAatcatacataaacacacatatatatgtatgatCTTATGCTTATACGTAACTAACCATATATCCAGCAAACAGTATTTGCAATACAAACTGCAGATTTCTTCACACCACATATCTAATAAAtaacacagaataaaatggCAAATTCTCCTCAGAGAtttctcatttccttttatATGCACAGATAGTTTCAGTGAGTTTCTAATTAGATACCTGTACTGTTTTAGTCAGCCCGACAGttgaatggatggatgacagTGAAGGGTCCAGTGTGCTATGATGAGGATTAGCCTTCATCTGTCTTCACCGTTCCTCTTCAGTTCGAAACACCATTTACAGAGGCAGGTCTGTGCTGTTGTGGCGAGTTTTTCTGGAAGTCCCATCATCCCTGGGCAGAGCTTTCTGCAGGTTGGACATGGCAGCAGTCTTCTTTAGATCAATGACTGCGTAGCATTCACTGCGCCGGGTTGCCTGTGGGCCACATTTTATGGGTGGTAGGCGCTGGTGCTGTGGCTGGGACTGGGCACCCCCACCACTGAGGGCTTGGCAGGGAGGTTCTCCCTCTAAGTCCACCTGGATGTAATTCAGCTGCCGTGACGGAGGCATGTGGCCATGCTCACAGCCTTCAACCCCTGACCTCGATCGTCTGCGGAAATCAAAGCTAAATATTCGCCCCCCTCTGTCTGGCTGACATGGCCGTGGATGTGGGGGGCAGGCATGTCGGAGCCGAGGGGGCTGGACCTGCTCTGTGTTGACATAGTTCTGCAGGGCATCTCTGTGGATGCCTCGACCATCCTGGTGGTACCCGTTGGGTGTTCCAGGCCCTTCTGAGAATTCATACTCATCAaagtcttcctcttcttcttcatacTCCTCCTCATCctgatcatcatcttcctcttcctgctcgTCATTCCTCTGCAGAGCGCTGTACTCCCACACTGGAGGCAGAGAGGGCAGGTTCTCGTAGTTAAGTAGAGCTGTCCGACGGTGACCCCCACCCATGCCCCTCTCACAAGCGTAGCTCTGTGGCGGTAGAGACACAGGTCCATGGGAGTGCAGGAGGGAGTGGGAGTGACTGTCcccagtgctgctgctgctgcttgaacCCACAGACTGTGAGACACTGCTAGGACTCAGCCGGGACTGCTTCCGGCTGTTCCGCAGGCCGTTGATATTCTCATAGGTGAGCTCGCCGCTTTGGCAGCCAACCTGGTGCTCGTGGCCCGGGTGCCTGTGTGCGTGATGATGGAAATGATGATAGGAGTGAGAATTGCACAGGTGCAAAGAGGGCTCATCTCCCTCCGTCTCTGAGCCCGTTGCACCCTCTACTGGCTGAAGACTGTGAGAATTGTGCCCAtgcctctccatctctctctccagcagatggcgcTGTGCTGGAGTGGGGCCCAGCATGAATTTGACTTCCTGCGATGACGGCTGCAAGAACACCTGAGGATCTTTATGCTCCTCAAGAGGACAGCATCGCAGATTGGACTGTGGGTTTCCTTGACCCCCGACAGGCATGGCTCCCCTTGTTGTTTCAGGGAAAGAGCTGGGCCGCACTTCAGGCAGGGAGTGCACACAGTGACGCATAGAGAGATCCCCCTCCATACTAACAGTATTTACATAGGTGTGCGTCTGTTAGAGATAATAAATCCTGGGTTAAAGTTTGAACCAGCACATATACAGTAATCCATAAGGCATATGGATAAGTCTCACCTGGTCTTCCAAACCTATGAGGCTATGTCCGTGATCATCAGCAAGAGAGGGTTGAGAGCTATCGCCTCTAACTGGGTAACCAGGGTATCCATTGGGAAAACCCTGGACAGGAAATGCTGGAGCTGCAAACAGTTATATGACAATTTAAAGACACAATAACGAAAGTTGGAATCTGTGATCAGGTGAAGTCCTAATTCAGTGAGCTCCTGCACGCTAAACCCTGTCTCTCTGTTAATTCTTTtctaatcaaaatcaaaatgaaagaaaaatgtcctgcattgtaaaatgtgtaaagcaACATGATTGTAGAATGTAACACAACTTTAATAATAATGTCTTGGAATATAGCATATTGATATTTGCTCTTagttgtagtggagtaaaactCAAAGTAGAAATAATTACgactacttaagtaaagtatgGAAATGTGGTAAAtgtgtacagtaacaaagtaccACCAGGTGGTTCTAATGTGGTTGGTGATCACTGTAGATTCAACTAGAATTTGCTTAATAGCTATGAGCAATATGATAATTATTTGACAgtacagttaaaaaaagaaacattaatcATAACATAACAGTAACTTGTCACCCAGCCCTGAGCAGTTGCATGAGGAGGCTGTCCTTGGCTGCAGGCTGATATTCTGAACCTTAGCACCACCTGGTGTTATTTAGATATCTCTGTATCTCTGACTCAGTATAACCTGTGTCTATTAATAGATTACAATTTCAGCTAAATTTACCGCTGTAGTGCTGCATGAAAGTTCTACAATTAATCTCAAATAAACAGTATAATTAGCAGGACTCCTGATTGTGGTAGTGTGCTTGTATGACTCACTGTTGGGAGTCTGTGGTGTGCGAGACATTTCCATCTCTGGTGTGTGACCACTGCGACTCATCATCATTGACTCTTCCACCACGTTGATGCTGTTACATTGCATCAGCTCCTGGAGCAGATTAAAGATCTCTTCTGCCCGAGAACACTTGAATGCAAAGATACCTAATCAAATGAGTTAAATAACAACATTGTAAGTCCCAATGAAAGCACAAACACCTCCATGGCTGCAGGATAGATGTTTTAATGAAGGATTTAGAAATGGTAGTGTATTGTATTCATAAATAGAACATTGATGATTTGTCTTCAGGTTTCCCCCCCTTTAAATTTACAGGTTTACATAGGAAGGGGAACCTGTTGATCTTAAATTATGATTGACCTTATCGATGCCCACAACTACTTATTTCATGTAAATTGAAACACTGTCATTTTATGTTGACCTAATGCTGGTAGCAAACTTTTTGTGACATTGGTTATCACGTAAAGTTTGCAAGACACAGTCGTTTGAATCATCATTTGTCTAAGATCATGCATCAGTTGTCTTTAATTATGACACActaaatgcaataaaaccaTCATCTGTTACATCCTGATGCTCATTTGTGACGACACCTTACATCAGCTTTGTTCAGTTCACATCTTCCAGTAACCCATGAGAGACAGCCAGTagacacaataacaaaattGTAAAACTGTAGAAGCTTAATGGAATCcagctattttaaaaatgtcctgtGCTACACCatgcaaatgtttgaaaaaacatattaattgaaaatgttaatggtagataataacacacacaaaaaacagctGTGTAACTAAagttgagaaaacaaaaacctttcttACCCTGCCCGGTCTGACAGCGGCGACCGCTCTCAAAAGAGAACAGGTTAGAGTCATAGCCGTAGCGTCGCAGGCAGAGATATGGCCACCGGATGGCGTCTCTCTTGCGTGTGTGAAGAATGAGCTCTGTCTGAGTGAGCTCCATGATGCCAGAGCCCAGCTCATTGCCCTCGTCATCCACATTGGTGACCTGgcacacagaggaaaaacataTCATAAAATGAAGGAGTCAGAAGTTTTTTTAGAAAGCACTGTAATTATTGCAATCTAATAGCAGGTAGAAACAAACTGGGATGTTGTCACAATAACCTTAAATTTGGTGAGATGGTTGTCTCGAATGGGGTCTCTGTACAGACAGCTCCAACAGCTCCCCATAGCTTCAGCAGGCCAGCTGAAACCTGTCACAGATGAAGCAAACATCATCACTTACGTGAAAAACTTAAAGCTATTGATGCAATATAAACATATCATaaccaaaatgtttatttcaggtAACATTCACACTTCTTACTCAGTCCAGGCCATTAGGGTAAAGGGATTTACTCTTTTCTATCCCAGGATCTTCTACTGGGCATTGGCATCACAAGCCACTTAGTTTGTTGGAGTGACACAAGAAGCACAATGTTCTCCTCCCTGGAACGGTGAAAAATATTCAGGATTAGACAGAGAGAGTGCAGGTCAACACATAAACTGCACCTGCAATTAAataacaaattcaaaattaatttgcTCTTCTTTTTCCCCACTCTACCATAGctgctgtaaaaataaagtcaaaaattCCCTTTAGGAAAAAAGGATGGTCATCGTCTGCCAGGACGCCTTTCACCtaacaacagaaaacataaacCAATAATGTGTAAAAGTTCCAAAAGCCTTCAGAGAAACTAATCAAACATGTACAGTCACAAAATATTTAGTGAGAGTTATAATTATTGTTGAGTtcgattttaatgttttaagtttAGCTGATGCTTTTTTAGCCGATAAAAACAGGGACATGTGATTAAAAGCATGGACATTCTGATTTCGTATGCTAAATCCGAGGAGGCACAGATACTGTCCTTACAGCACGCATGATGCAACTTATCCagattaaaacaattttctttatCACATTTATGATAAAATTGTTTCTAATTTGATTTAAACTCTTTGTCACcctaatttaaaataatccCAATTAAAGCTTTAACAATTGGCTCATAAATCCACTGACtcttaaaaaaatttaatctggAAATATTTTGACATGAGAAAAAATGTTTAGCAATTTTTAAGATACCATTATCTGGCTCACAGAATTTCAGGGTGTTTTTGTCACATACAACAGTAAACTGATAATCTGTAAGTTCAAATCTAACTTTGGACTGTGAACAACTGCAAAGGGCATTTTGACAATTTATTtacatcacacagacacatagaagaattgaacaaaaaaaaaaaaacatcatcatcctcatcatcaacATGATCAAtctagaataaaaatatatgtaagtTGCAGCCATTACCCCCACAGGGAGACTGAGAAAAACAAGTACTGGTATTTCACCAGTATCCAGTAGTGGCAGATACAGTTGAGAATTTTGGATCAAACCATCCTAACTGAAAACTTTGAAAACGCACTAAGCACACTATAATTGTGTTGTGACAGATGGAGAGTTAGTCTAACCCCCAGCCCCCCcaaataagtattttttttaaaaagtacagtgaGTTCCCTAAAAGGTTATCACtgtaaatgactaaatctaaaCTAGAAACTAAATATATGACCACCTTCAGATGAGAGTGAATAAATAATCTCATAAAAGACACcaaatattaaactaaaaatgatCTCTGCAAACTAAACAGACAATACGTCCCTTTTCCTTAGCTCACATCTGCAGCAGTGATCATCATGTGATTTCTTCCCACTTCGTGCTTCTTGTCACCCTCACACACGCTACAACCAGATGTCACAGCAACACACCGCCGCAGTATGTGCGCTCTAACCTGGGCCTCCACATCTGACTGGAGATGCCAGACTGGGCTCCACACCAAttctcacacacatacgcacacacacacacacacacacacacacaaaaacaaaaacatacacgCACGCAGCTACCTTCAAATCAGTGCGAGCACGCTAAAGAGCTCGGAAACATCACACTCTTGTCATCCATCCAGTGACTGAACGGGCTTTCCCCCCATCTGAGCCATTTATAGCAGAAAACCACAGCCTTGGGCTCAATTAGCCAAGCCGACGCAGAGACCCCAAAACAAGGCGACAGCGAGGCTTCATCTGCCCCCTCAGTGTCCACCGATTCCTGCACATCCACGCTACCGTGAAACCAGCACACTGACTCTGAATGCACAACGACACGACTCAATGACCATTTGTTCTCAGTGATGCGAGAAAACAACAGCACATAGCAGACATCGGGTACGTGAAGAACGACAACGATGGTTTGCTACTCACATGTCTGGCACGGATTTTTATACATTAGCCCCCGATGCGAAATTGGCATTGAGACGGCGATTAGTTATCAGCGGcggctgcagctgcagctgctggtgaCAGGATGTGGCACTTGCACGACACAGACGCGAATGAAAGATGCAGAGAGAGCagcaaaaatgttattttttcctcCTATTACGCCCCCCCCTACTGCAGCACGGGCCTCACTGTATGACATTTCCCAAGCAGCTGGGGTGAGAGTTCACAGCCAGACAACGAGGCTGAGATGAGCGGCAAGAAGGTAAGAAACGCTGGAGGACCGGAGGAAAGGTGCGCCTGCCTGACAGACGAGGAGGAGGGACAGAAAGCCCACTGATCTACCTGAGAGTAGTTTTTAATTTATCGGTTTTACGTTTTCTTTCTAGTTCTTGCTTTAAAACACGCATGTAAAGAAAATTACTGCCCGAGGGTTTTGTGAATTCCTTCACAGGGATCAAAAATTCTTAACTGAGATAAATGAAgaggagtaaaaagtacaatattgcCCTCACGGCATATTCACGTTTACATCTGATTCTTCTAGTTATGAGAACTTCAAATTATGAAAATTACAATTAAGTAAGTAAGAAATTAATCAATGTAAATGGTAAAGATGTGTGTTACTACGTATCTGTTACTCTGTATCTTCAAAGTAATTACACCTTTAAATAATATATCAAAGTATTAAACCCTCTGCCATCCATCCATATATCCTTTATGTTTTAAGGGTGGGAGGTAATTTCAAATACATAAGTATAATGAGTCTCTCTGAGTTGTAGTGtggtaaaaaatttaaatacttcaccaatgttttaatttcagtttgttgttAGGCTACCAAGCTAGTACTATATAAGATACActaatcaggcataacattatgaccacctgttcaatttaatgcaatccagtgctgtggctctgccatgaattctatttttacaaggttatattttcactttcagaaaggtgataattctactatgtgtttattactgaggtcaaagtggataATGGAGTGCATTATagaaagaggtggttctaaagttttggctaCCCTATTTGAAATGAATTAGATGGCCAAACCGTTATGACCACCTCTTGTCCATGCGGATTTGAGTAAAAGGCTGAATGGAAATGAATGGGGCGATGccacgtctttttttttttaagctttgtcTGCCTTAAGTCTGAAAGAAAATCTATTTAACATAAAATGCTTTGTGGAcatctaaataagtcactttcccccacagatttttttaaattcagacagttcctgttgtggatcagctgcatgttcctccactttttttcatttctctccccctgcgctgtcactctgctgcaacacaaacaaacatacacaaaaataaaagtcagaaatcagctttttatgtcactatacagttagaATCTGTTTGagaggcttccaaaataagtcagagatggaggagaaatcaAATTACTCTTTCACTGCATGTATACATGGATTTCCAGTACCCTGGTTTCTTtgatgcatgtaaatgcagtcattgTGTTGGTGAAAAGTTAAGAGGGTCCAACCATGAAACTGAAGCACTCCCCAGAAAAGTGACTTCCTCCCAACCCAGTAGGTTATTTTCCTCGGTGCATTATCGATCCATTGGTGGGTAAGGACCTAACTTAATGGGGGGATTGGTGCATCATGATAAATGACGTCGCCTTTGGTTGCCCCTAAATAAACGTTTTCGTTTTTATAGACCCTTTGCTAAAGATCTAGGGAGGGACATGCAACTCTCGGTCAGTAGGAGGATCCTGGTTCTCTTGTTGTGAAGGTTTTGCTGACTTCCTAAAGGCCCAGTTTGCTTTGCATTTTCCCACCCCACCATAATCTAAGATtttatcttccagcttctaatTGAACACAGCTGATTCAATAGTGTGTGGGTATAGTCGCAaaacaagccttttttttttttttttttttggaaacctgTAACTAAATGTGCAAATCTGCAGAACGGGCTCTACAGGCATAAGCTTAAAACATGAAGTTGCAGATACAAACCTAAATGTACAAGTTCACAAAACTCTgtttagagattttttttttaacgaaGCTTACATTTAAGTTTACAGATACGAGTCTACTACACCTTTAAGAATCAAATAATGCATAATTCATGTTTCAGCCATAGGTCTGTGCAACATAGTCACAGAAGCCCGGGTTACTGAAGGTAACCATCGTTTTGTAAGCTGTGCTGTCGCCTCTCACGTCTCCAGCTGTCAGCGTTTTGTAAGCAACGAGGAAATATGTAGGAACTGGCCGAGCAGGAAGCTAAGGCAATCTTAGCTTATGTATTTCACGACCTTTGGTCCGCACTGGcattacacaacatttttatttagccactACATTTCCCAGTAACCGTGAAGACAACTGTTAAATTGTCCTGGCGACAGACATTGTTTGACTCTGTGCGTAGTCCAGGCTGGGAGGGTCTGCGGGGAGTGAGCGCTCAGATAAGGAGGCCCTGCCCATTCAACTAACTTATATCACCATTTAGCAGCGTGCCGGAGGGTCCGTGTGCGGGTTTGTGGCTTTATTAAACATCTCATACCGTGCTGAGGAGCTGATGACTGGCCGAGAGGTGAGTGTTTGGCCCTTTAACAGTTAGTTTAACAGTAACTTTAACAATGTTCGCtctttgaccttcagccttttAGTGCAGTAGGACTTTTAAGTCCTAAACCAAAAATGACTTAACTTTGCGTGTTTCGCTGTTGAGGGGTTTAGGGAAACCGCATGTCTCCAAAGTTTTAACCACGTTTTCTAGCGCTTATAAATCTCGCGTTTtataacattttctgttgtatCGAACCTTTagtcttttattcattttgcgacagcataaaaaacatgttatgttATTAGACCAGCTTGAGGTGCAATGCGTATTATCGGTCCTAACCTGTTTGTGCAACCTGCATCTGCTGTTGCATTATCTTGCTGCAAAAACGGTCAAAACCGCTGCAGACCTGAACTGACCTAGAATATTTTTGTCATATATGGCTCGACCAGTTCCTAACCACTGGCCAATGCCTACGTCTTTGAGTTTAAACAACTCCAACAACGAATTACATCATTGTTGCTTTGTGGATCATTTGGCAGCTAAAAAGAcagatatttccctcaggagGCAACAACACAAGGACACAGACTACACCTAATCACACCCAGCAGTGGAAGAAGCCTGAAATGTTCTTccagagaaaacactgaaacatttcttccaGCCTGGTGTTGTTAAATTGgtcttttgggaaaaaaaaaagtcaaacaattcTATCATAATGTAATgctgttctttattttcttttcaatgccagatttgttttacttgacACTCTACAGTTATACTCTACTTTATGTGCCACAGAGATGTAGTCCAAAAGCTGATGCAGATGTTCTTGTTGCAGAACATGTGGCTGCCCATGATTGGAATGACTGCCCTCCCACACCTGGGGGGGCTCTACGGGGGTTACATCACACGTAAACAGGTGAAGACCTGGTACAAAACCCTGCAGAAACCATCCTGGCGCCCACCAAATGCAGCATTCCCAATAGTGTGGACGTGTCTGTACACAGGCATGGGGTAAGCATCATCGTGACTGTCCTGCAGAATTTTGTTCCACCTAGTCCCACCTTGTCAAAAGAACCCTGCTGTGAATTTTGCCATGCAGGTATGGCTCCTACCTGGTGTGGAAAGAACTTGGAGGTTTCACTGAGGATGCACTGGTGCCACTGGGACTTTATGGGCTGCAGCTGGCTCTGAACTGGACCTGGACTCCCATTTTCTTTGGTGCACACAAGATAAAATTGGTAACTTTTTAACAcatcattcttttattttgggtGATTATTGGGAGAGTAGTGACTGTGTCAATTTAATATTGTAAGCTGTTGTTCTCTGGCCACCTTTTTGTCCAATTTAGGCGCTGATTGAGGTTGTGCTTCTGACTGGGACTGTCGGAGCCACCATGTGGTCTTGGTATCCCATCAGCCGCACTGCCACTCTGCTCATGTTGCCTTACCTGTCCTGGCTGTGCCTCGCCACCTCCCTCAACTACTGCATATGGAGAGACAACCCAGAGAAGAAGGAAGAGTAGTAGTTCTTCCTATGTGCTTTGAAGAACTTACTTTAATTTCGAATTATCTTAATGTTTTAAGAACCTTACTATTAAATTCCAGCACAGTTGCACTGTTTTGGCTTGTTGTAATCACACTATTGTCTAATCAAACATGAATCAGTATCTGAGTACATGATGCCTATTGTGcagattttctttaaagtttttttttaagaggttTACAGCATTTTACACCTGTCGTTGCTATTCTGAAAGTTTATGTTCAGCTGTAAACAACCTGCCTCTCATATTTTCATAGTTTTgattagtttaaattaaaaacatttaaagaaaatgcctGCATATGGGACATTATAAATCTCTATAATGggcacaaaaatgcaaaatgaatcaGGCAGCAAATCAAGGTGATGTAGTTTTACCTactaaattgtatttttcaaGCTGTGAAACTGAATTTGCTTTTGTATTAATAATGTCTGTGCATTTCTAATAAAGTTTGTTGGTACTGCTGTAAACCCATTTGCATACAATTTCTAACCAGTTTATGATTGAAATGAGTTATTTCCACAACAATGGCATGAGATAGTAAGTTGTAATAGTGTATCGTTTATAATGTAACAGCTCTTAAAACTGGACTTACTACAAATACTTACTAGCTCGGAGCACTGCTAATACAGTCACAGACATGTAATGGCACACTGGAATTTCCTAGTTTTCTACAAAattggaaatacattttctggcattgtcacaaatataaaaaaatatactattTCTAAACTAATCAGTCAccattcaaaatgttaaaaaaataaactgcaacaTTAGGCTTCTGGTCTCACTGAATGTCAACTAGAGGAGTCAGATGTttgcaaacctggagtccaatcaatGAAACAAGAATGAAGGTGTGGTTTAGAACTACTACTTTGACTTAAAAAACCACCCAAACAGTGTCCATGTGCCGTTCACAAGCAGTATCAGCTGATGTAAACCTCACATCAAAAGATGTGGATTTTCATGCAGCATGAAAGGATTAGTCATGTCAAAAACATTAGTCAACAGACATGGTGTCTAAAAATGGAGAAGATCTGCTACTCTGGCTAATCTCCATAGAAGTGTGCCGCCAGCCAAGATCACTACACTGAACACTTACTGAGGTAAAAAGGAACCCTAGAGTAAAAGCTAAAAACTTGAAAGATTTATTGGAGTTGGTCAACATCTCTGTTCATAAATCAACCACTTACAAAACATTGAATAGGGATGGATACCATGGCAAGACACCATT
This genomic interval from Channa argus isolate prfri chromosome 5, Channa argus male v1.0, whole genome shotgun sequence contains the following:
- the frs3 gene encoding fibroblast growth factor receptor substrate 2 is translated as MGSCWSCLYRDPIRDNHLTKFKVTNVDDEGNELGSGIMELTQTELILHTRKRDAIRWPYLCLRRYGYDSNLFSFESGRRCQTGQGIFAFKCSRAEEIFNLLQELMQCNSINVVEESMMMSRSGHTPEMEMSRTPQTPNTPAFPVQGFPNGYPGYPVRGDSSQPSLADDHGHSLIGLEDQTHTYVNTVSMEGDLSMRHCVHSLPEVRPSSFPETTRGAMPVGGQGNPQSNLRCCPLEEHKDPQVFLQPSSQEVKFMLGPTPAQRHLLEREMERHGHNSHSLQPVEGATGSETEGDEPSLHLCNSHSYHHFHHHAHRHPGHEHQVGCQSGELTYENINGLRNSRKQSRLSPSSVSQSVGSSSSSSTGDSHSHSLLHSHGPVSLPPQSYACERGMGGGHRRTALLNYENLPSLPPVWEYSALQRNDEQEEEDDDQDEEEYEEEEEDFDEYEFSEGPGTPNGYHQDGRGIHRDALQNYVNTEQVQPPRLRHACPPHPRPCQPDRGGRIFSFDFRRRSRSGVEGCEHGHMPPSRQLNYIQVDLEGEPPCQALSGGGAQSQPQHQRLPPIKCGPQATRRSECYAVIDLKKTAAMSNLQKALPRDDGTSRKTRHNSTDLPL
- the tspo gene encoding translocator protein — translated: MTGRENMWLPMIGMTALPHLGGLYGGYITRKQVKTWYKTLQKPSWRPPNAAFPIVWTCLYTGMGYGSYLVWKELGGFTEDALVPLGLYGLQLALNWTWTPIFFGAHKIKLALIEVVLLTGTVGATMWSWYPISRTATLLMLPYLSWLCLATSLNYCIWRDNPEKKEE